In Oryctolagus cuniculus chromosome X, mOryCun1.1, whole genome shotgun sequence, a single window of DNA contains:
- the LOC100355249 gene encoding double homeobox protein A, translated as MAEDNCSNQNLSKNNPRSRTRFTEEQLKILINVFNQKPYPGYATKQKLALDFNIEESRIQHWFQNRRARYPLQKRPELKEASDSSQGHGEDCPQEQVQNLSTVQREPRRCRINYSPSQLHTLIKAFTENPYPGIGCREQLAKETGVSESRIQTWFQNRRNRFNRQRKIKSDEEDQGEEH; from the coding sequence ATGGCCGAAGACAACTGTTCAAACCAGAATCTATCAAAGAATAATCCCCGCAGTCGTACAAGATTCACAGAAGAGCAACTGAAAATCCTCATCAACGTCTTCAACCAAAAGCCATACCCTGGTTACGCTACCAAACAGAAGCTTGCTTTGGACTTCAACATCGAAGAGTCAAGAATCCAACATTGGTTCCAGAATCGAAGAGCACGATACCCACTCCAGAAAAGACCAGAGCTTAAGGAAGCTTCAGACTCAAGCCAAGGCCATGGAGAAGACTGTCCTCAAGAGCAAGTTCAAAATCTCTCTACTGTACAAAGAGAACCCAGACGGTGTCGTATCAACTACAGCCCCTCTCAACTGCACACCCTCATCAAGGCATTTACGGAAAACCCTTACCCGGGAATTGGTTGCAGAGAACAACTTGCCAAAGAAACCGGAGTTTCTGAGTCAAGAATTCAAACTTGGTTTCAAAACCGGCGAAACAGATTCAAtaggcaaagaaaaataaagtctgaTGAGGAAGACCAGGGAGAAGAGCACTGA